In Cellvibrio polysaccharolyticus, a genomic segment contains:
- a CDS encoding mechanosensitive ion channel family protein, which yields MSILSHSAFTRLMLVVITIFAFYLLSKLLRKIIHELAIARSLGMLRVRYMERMSNIGLAFCCIVVVCFLLGLGYSQVSVFLSSIFAVVGIALFAQWSILSNVTASMIIFFSFPYKVGDRIKIMDKDDDMTGVVYEISMFHVIIRRDDGNLITYPNSLILQKAVLKIENPPSVTQLSLLDDGSTSPKL from the coding sequence ATGAGCATTTTAAGCCACAGTGCATTCACCCGGTTGATGCTGGTTGTTATTACCATTTTCGCATTTTATCTGCTGAGCAAATTATTGCGAAAAATTATTCATGAGCTGGCGATCGCGCGCTCGCTGGGCATGTTACGCGTAAGGTACATGGAGCGCATGTCCAATATCGGGCTGGCATTTTGTTGCATCGTTGTTGTGTGCTTTTTGCTGGGGCTGGGTTATAGCCAGGTTTCTGTTTTTCTCTCTTCTATCTTCGCCGTGGTTGGCATTGCCCTGTTCGCGCAGTGGTCAATTTTGAGTAACGTCACCGCCAGCATGATCATCTTTTTTTCGTTTCCCTACAAAGTCGGGGACCGCATCAAGATCATGGACAAGGACGATGATATGACGGGCGTTGTTTATGAAATCAGTATGTTTCATGTCATTATCCGCCGCGATGACGGCAATTTGATTACCTATCCCAACTCGTTAATTCTGCAAAAAGCGGTATTGAAGATCGAAAATCCGCCCTCGGTAACCCAGCTCTCTTTGCTGGATGACGGTTCAACATCGCCCAAGCTCTAG
- a CDS encoding glycerophosphodiester phosphodiesterase produces MSALLCIAHRGGPIIDDVISPENSLQAIQRSLALGVDAIEIDVWQLHGELFVTHDRALGRQIAGAGLLQSKSLEELHRLRLGNGEPIPRLYEVLHAVGDKAALNIEIKGANSADAVIKTLTAFVQDHQRSFEQYSVSSFDHQQLFEMLQKAPHIKRGVLIEGIPLDYAACCAALQAWSLNSHVGFLNHALINDARQRGLKNFIYTVNTEEDWQWMLELGVDGVFTDRPAELLRFNQHQTITRQPGGGI; encoded by the coding sequence ATGTCTGCACTGCTATGCATTGCACACCGTGGCGGTCCCATTATTGACGATGTAATCAGCCCGGAAAACAGCTTGCAAGCTATTCAGCGCAGCCTTGCGCTGGGTGTCGATGCGATTGAAATTGATGTTTGGCAATTACACGGCGAACTGTTTGTCACCCATGACCGTGCGCTCGGCAGACAGATTGCAGGTGCAGGATTATTACAATCGAAGTCGCTGGAGGAATTGCACAGGTTAAGACTCGGCAATGGTGAACCCATACCCCGACTTTATGAGGTGTTACATGCTGTTGGCGATAAAGCTGCACTGAATATTGAGATCAAGGGCGCCAATTCGGCCGACGCGGTTATCAAGACCCTGACCGCTTTTGTACAAGATCATCAGCGGTCATTTGAGCAATATTCCGTGTCCAGTTTTGACCATCAGCAGCTCTTTGAAATGCTGCAAAAAGCGCCACACATCAAACGCGGGGTACTGATTGAAGGCATCCCTCTCGACTACGCGGCCTGCTGTGCCGCCTTGCAGGCCTGGTCGCTGAATTCCCATGTGGGGTTTTTAAACCATGCGCTGATTAACGATGCACGCCAGCGCGGCCTGAAAAATTTTATTTATACCGTGAATACCGAGGAAGACTGGCAGTGGATGCTGGAGCTGGGCGTAGACGGGGTTTTTACGGACAGGCCAGCAGAGCTGTTACGGTTTAACCAGCATCAGACAATTACCCGGCAGCCCGGTGGCGGTATTTAA
- a CDS encoding GNAT family N-acetyltransferase has translation MSSLLIKPLETLPEHMAIIAAWHHQECERQGLRSTLALRRQRLQLHVQQNAIPKTLVAVLADQPVGCVSLVRYSFSGGETALPVWLSNLFVLESLRHQGIGEALINAAIAYVKQLAFTELWLSAADYTAFYHRRGWKVTRQARLGGRDVNIMRLTIDR, from the coding sequence ATGTCTTCGCTGTTGATCAAACCACTGGAAACCTTGCCCGAGCACATGGCAATTATCGCCGCCTGGCACCATCAGGAATGCGAGCGCCAGGGCTTGCGCAGCACGTTGGCGCTGCGTCGCCAGCGGTTGCAGTTACACGTCCAGCAAAATGCTATTCCGAAAACCCTGGTGGCGGTGCTGGCAGATCAGCCGGTGGGTTGTGTCAGTCTGGTTCGTTATTCGTTTTCAGGAGGAGAAACAGCACTGCCGGTGTGGCTAAGCAATTTGTTTGTACTGGAATCGCTGCGTCATCAGGGGATTGGTGAAGCACTGATCAACGCTGCCATCGCTTATGTTAAACAACTGGCTTTTACCGAGTTGTGGTTATCGGCAGCAGATTACACGGCGTTTTATCATCGACGGGGTTGGAAGGTCACCCGCCAGGCAAGGCTGGGCGGGCGCGATGTGAATATTATGCGCTTGACGATTGATCGTTAA